AGCACTCATGTGGACAAAAGTATTTCCTACAAGTCTGTAAACTGTATCATCATGTTAACACGCagaatgtgctgttttttttgttttttgtttttacatttttgtttgctattctttatttctttttatgcccacattaaattagaaattgttaaaacaattattattacaaaagTAACTATGTTTAAATAGATCACTTACTTAGATTCCTtaaaagatgaaattaaaatgaaactgtaaaaggACTGGACTTGTTTGGTGTTTGATGTAAAGATTTCCCATGTAAAACATaggtttaaaaaacagaaacagaaaacactggaaGCCAAATGGATTATTATTCCAGCTCAGAGGGGCTAGATTCAAATCCCTCGACAGTACATGGTTAAAGCGGACCCAACGAGAACAAGGCGAATCTCGCGATACTGACGTCAGAGGGTCAAAGTTGACATTGGCCATGCGAGCTCGTGTGTTGCCGTATCTTCCACTTAACAGTTTGGTACAGCTCTAATTTGGGATCTCTTTGTAAGCACTTATAATAGCGTTATTCAGTTTTGTCTGTTTGACTTTTTTGCTTGGACAATTTCTATATTCCGTTTACGGATTCTTTAAATTtcgtttatatatatatatatatatatatatatatccagaCTTGCTTCCTCGGTGCAGCCGAAATGCCAGTTCGCATCTTTCAGCTGCGAGATTTTCTCATAATGACTTAACTTGACATGTTTAAAGTACGACATTTTCTTGAGTGCCTTAGTCAACCAGAGACTGGCATTAGAGAGAAACAGTAAGCCAACTCAACCCATAGTTTGACACAGCTTGACAATGTGTGAATGCGTTCAGTGATGTTTTGCAACGTAATTATCGTGGATTATTTCATGTCTCTTCACAGGTGGCCTTTGTAAGTTATTTTGCACGATGAGTGACGGATCCAAGGACGAGCAGACAGCCAAGCTGCTGAAAAGACCcaatgaggaaaatgaagaCTCCGCTGAGAAGCTGCAGACCACGAAAAGAATAAAAGTAGATGGGGAACTGACTGAAGATGAAAAGAAGTATCCGAAAAAGAAGGTGGTCCTCCTTATGGCATACTGTGGGAAGGGGTACTATGGCATGCAGGTATGTACTTTAGCTGATCTCTCAGTTCtaagctgttttcttttctgtctaaCTAAATTTAAACGCGTCTTGTATTTTAGAGAAATCCTGGAAACTCTCAGTTTAGGACCATTGAAGATGATCTGGTCTCTGCACTGTTCAAATCTGGTTGCATTCCTGAAAACCACCGTGATGACATGAAAAAGATGTCTTTCCAAAGATGTGCCAGAACAGATAAGGTTTGTACAGTTGCTACAGTGCTAGGTCTACAAGGCTTCAGAAGTATCTGGTATCCTCCGAGACAGTTTTCTCTGTAATGTGCTGCTGTGCTAATggaataataaattaatgagTTTTCATGAGGGTTGATTCACTCTGTGTTTGGTGTTTCTCTCTTCAGGGCGTGTCTGCAGCAGGTCAAGTGGTGTCTCTAAAGCTGCGTTTGATTGAGGACACCGTTGAAAAAATCAATGAGCATCTTCCGCCTCAGATCAGAGTGCTTGGTGAGAGGTTGATTACAAATATCTTTTAGTATTTGCTGGATTATACCCCGAATCACAGTCAGGTGACGATGTTGTGATGATGATTGCTATAGAACGGAATCTGTTTTAAGTTAAGGTTACCTTGAGACATTGTAGTCTTAGTATAGTGTCAAGGCACTTCACATTGGGTCAAGACctcacagaattatatagaaaacccaacaaattcCCTTGAGCAAtcactaggtgacagtggagaggaaaaacaccctTTATTAGaataaacctccagcagaactggGCTCAAGGTGGATGACCAACTGCATCATCAAAGGTTTGTTAGCGCTTgtaactgcacactggaaacatgCAGCTCAAAGGCTGAGGCTACCGGCTGAAAGGtactgagagagggagatgaagaggaTGCTGACAGTATTTGTTTCCAGTTTTATTGATTGGTGCTGGGTGGATTTCTGTTAGAaattaatttttacttttttcttctcacaggCCTTAAACGGGTGACCCAGGGTTTCaattcaaaaaacaaatgtgatgcaCGTACATACTCCTATATGCTTCCAACCGTGGCCTTTTCTCCAAAAGACAGTGATACAGGGAATATAGCAGCCTTTCGCCTGGAATCAGAGACACTTCAGAGGGCAAATCGCCTGTTTGCTCTTTACAAAGGTACCCATAACTTCCACAACTTTACCTCCCAGAAGGCTCCAAATGACCCCAGTGCCCGCCGCTACATCACAGAGATGTCCTGCGGAGAGCCTTTTATCCGCAGCAATACTGAGTTTGCTGTAATCACAGTGCGAGGCCAGAGCTTTATGCTGCACCAAATCCGCAAGATGATTGGTCTGGTGATTGCAGTGATGAAGGGTTACGCGAAGGAGGGGGTGATAGAGCAGAGCTGGGGACAGGAGAAAGTGGATGTTCCCAAAGCTCCAGGACTGGGGCTGGTCCTGGAAAGGGTTCACTTTGACCGATACAACAAACGCTTTGGAGGGGACGGACTGCATGAGCGCCTGGAATGGGAACGTGAGGAGGAGGCCATCAAGGCCTTCAAGGAGGCTCACATCTGCCCCACCATTGTTGAGACAGAGTGTCAGGAGGGCTCCATGGTCAGCTGGATGTCCACACTTCCTATCCACGACTTTAAAGCCAGTGCTTCTGAAGCACAAGAGAATAAAGACCAGAAACAGGTACCAGAGAATTCATTACATAGCAACAAGATTTATTTGACGTTAAAAGTCCATTATGTTGTATTCATTGTTCTCTTTTTACCACAGGACAATGCAGATGTAGGAAATGACTCCGACTAGGTCGCCCTGCCTGCTGGAACAAgagactttttttctttttaccaaaacattctctcttttttgttttcaagatagatgttttttttagagaatttaaattctgtttcctttatacaaatattattaaacACAAGCAACAGGATAATAAAAGGTTCCAGttctttattgtaatttttttccTATCGGTAATTTTATCCTGAAACAGATGAGGATgcttgtatgttttcttttaaaatcacatctgcAAATATAACTAAAGTTACATCAAAACAAAAGAATGTGCATTTCATATGTTCCTAACATCGTTCTTAGCTCCGCTTGGTTTTGCAGGTTACCAACACAATATTCACCTATTAAAAAAATTGATCACCATTAATATTATTGAAGACCTGAATACATGAAGATTTGGTATGAGGTAAGAGTGAAGTAAAATGTTTGTATCAAAAGAGATGCGGACTATATACAAAGAGACaccaaataaaatataaaaaaaatatggcCAGGCCTGATGGCCTATGATGtgtctatatatgtatatatatatgcatatgaATTGGCTTTTCGACCCTAAGGTATTTTGTTGATGACTTGAAACGTACTCAATGCAGATTGTTGATAAAATATTACAGAGCTAAGCAGTAAGTCATTGAAAGGCACTCAGATGCAGCACCCATGGGTGGAAAACTTCACCCTCCAGTCAGTAGGAGGCGATACAAGAAATGAGGACCTAGGTTGCATTCATGAACCTCTAACTGTATAGTAAAATAGAACCCCCCGCCGCATATTAGTATACTTCCACGCCAGTGCTATACAGTAAcgcaaaaaaaaataaatatagaatgtacacacatatatatttaattggTGTAATCTTATCAAATTACAAGGTTCaactaataaaatgtgttgtggtGGTGTTTTAAATATGTTCGTATTGTTGAGATGTACCGTGAACGTAGCATCATTCATTAATCATGGCGCCGGCCAAAAGACGCAACGTGAGTTCGGctaaaacagcagaacaaagtgCAAAAACTGCTAAAATTGACCTCACCAGGAAAGTCGAGAGTATACTTAAGAGCAGAAAACATGCCAACGACATTTTTGACATCCTTGAGTTCCTTCAGGTAAATACACGCAGCTACACGCGTTTGTTTGCGGACCACGACTGAAAACATGCTGGTTAGCTAGCGCTACTGTAGCTTTGACCACCAGGCAAAGTATCTGCATTCGTactttgttaaaacaaaatCCTGCGTGCGTTTGTGTTCTCCGTGTTTGTTTACAGTCGGATAAAGAGAAGGATGTTGTCAGTGCTGTCAACGCCTGTAGCACCTTGTTCTGCACCTTGTTGGAGAGGAAAGAGCTGTTCGTGGGAAAACTGccagcagaggaggaggcgTTGAGTGGTCAGTATAGGTATAGTTACTAAAAATCCACTCGATCCAACCTGAAACTGTAAATACTAACCTCAGTCTGTATCACCGTGTGGCTCAGGAGGGTACAGTGCGGAGGAGAAGTACCGCATCTTCATGCGCCACCGGTACCACAGTTGTGTAGAGATGCTGCTGGAGCACCTGAGTAGTGAAGTCCACGGCATCAAGGTGAGTTCAATGAGTTTTATAACTTCTTTACTTTCTGTCAGACATTCACCAAAGGTTTAGCTAAACACAGGCGATGCACAGAACAACAACTCTTCCCTCACATCAAGTAGTAGTAAAGTGGACACAAGGGATGAGACTTGTGGGTAGTTCAAGTGTCTGCTGTCACATTTATTTGCTTTgcaacaagttttttttttcttttttcactttttgggGCACTGATGACTAATGTCAGGCAATATTATGTTCACTGGAATTACATTCATGTAACCAGACGTGGTACCTAGCAAACAACAACATCttactccctcctctcttcaggAGAGTGCTTTGTGCGGCCTGATGAAATTTGCAGCAGGAGAAGGACAGCATCCCCTTGAGGACTTGGACTGGAGTGAACACTACAGCTTCCCAAGGGAGCTCATCCAGGTAGGCTTTTGTGTCGTGCAACCTGCCCAAATAATGGCATAGAATCCTTAATTTGTGATATCAATATTATTCCTATGCTACTGGACAAAACTAGAAATGAGAcggatttattttgtttttttatttcatggtCAGGCACTGGTGGACAGACTGCTGTCCAAAACAACAGACAACTCCCTGCTGATTTCGAGATTCCAGGAGTCCCTTGAGCTGGAGGATGTGCGCTATTATGTCATGAGCTCCATCCGTGAGAATGTGGGAAAAgtcatggacaaaaacaaagggGTAGGAGAACTTTACTTCTCTGATGCATGTCTCTGtgcttgtttattatttttaatcatgtttattttatggaGTGAATATGACTTGTGCTGTAAGCTGTTGGCTTGTCTTGCTCCTCTCAGGCTGTGTTGCCCATATACCAGAACAATGTGTTCGCCCTCATGTCCAACATCAGTATGCCGAGCCAGGAGTCAGAGCTCTCCAACTTCATGGTTAAACAGGAAGGTGAGAGCCTGCTTTTTTGAAGTTGCCATAATTAATCACATGCCCTTTTACAATTATGTCTACGTGCACAAGAATCTTACTAGAGAACTTCgatttgtttttcagccaaGCATGAGGACTGGAAAGCTGCTAAACTGAATGTAAGTAAAATGTCTTCAGTCAGATATTCAAGTGTATGTTTTCGATGAAAATGTTTCATGAATAAGATTTTAAATGTCCCGTTTCATCCTAGGAACACAAGCGTGTTTTTGAGAAGATGTGGCTTGGCTTTCTCAAATATAAGGTATTACAAACATTGTGATTGCTCAAGTATGCCCTAATATTAACACCATGCTGACAATGTGGTATCTCCATTATGCTTTGTCTCATGACTTTTTCATCACTGTTGTAGTTGCCAAGCACAATGTATAAAAAGGTCTTGGTGATCCTCCATGACTCCATTTTGCCCCACATGAGTAAACCCACACTGATGATTGACTTCCTGACAGCTGCCTATGAAGTTGGTATGTTGTGCATGTTGCTTGATCGTGACAATACCTGTAACAGTTCGATCTTATGattattgtcattttacatcTGGTTAATTATTTCTACATCCATATCATCGCTGTTAAACAGGTGGGGCGATCAGCCTGCTAGCCCTCAATGGCCTATTTGTCCTCATACATCAGCACAACTTGTAAGTatcatggggaaaaaaatgtatCTGGCCATGTTTAGTAGATGCATGAATCACACTGATATGTAGAAAGAATTGCTACACTAAATAAGGCCTCATGCTGAATCTGTAAGACTAGAGCAgactaaaaatatttacaattaatttgttttttgtttcttttttgaaCAGAGATTACCCTGATTTCTACAAGAAGTTGTATAATCTTCTTGACCCTTCTGTTTTCCATGTGAAGTACAGAGCCCGCTTTTTCCAcctagctaacctcttccttAGCTCTAGGTAAGATCACACTAATTCTCAGTTTATCTTGTTAAAGTTGGCAGTATTTGTCCTCTAACTGTATGAATAAATTCTAAAACCTGGAAATGAGTTGGAGGTTCTTTTGTCCCAAAGTCAATAGGTTTTTCATTAGATGACACTTTATAGACCTGCAGCTAAGTAAAGGTGATACCACAGCAGAAGTTGCTAAGGAGAACATATTTTTGTGACTCAAACTGACTGGTTCAGGGTATTTAAACTTAATTATATGCTTCCcattgttaatgtttaactgtGTCACATACACTCATaataaccacaaacaaaaataaaaaaacgttTATGCATTTGAAAcgtgtgtgggtctgtgtgtttgtgctttctTCCAGTCACTTACCAGTGTACCTGGTGGCTGCATTTGCCAAACGCTTGGCTCGCTTGGCTCTCACAGCACCACCCACAGCTCTGCTCATTGTGCTGCCCTTCATCTACAACCTGATTCGTCGTCACCCATCCTGTAGAGTCCTTATTCACAAGCCCAGCACAGAGGATGGTGAGTTTCAGACTCgaatgtttcagtgtttgtaacTTATTGGTCCATAACCACTCTAAATGTAATgggttatactgtatataaattgAAATCATATTCAAGTCATTATAATATTTAAGAAGATTTGCAAGgaatttaatgtaatgtataatGCAAGAAAGCATTTTAGAATATGTAAATGGTATGTATAGATGTTTGGTTTGTATTCATGATGACAGAGCCTTTGGAGGACCCGTATGTAATGGATGAGGAGGATCCTGTTCAGTGTTGTGCCTTAGACAGCAGCTTGTGGGAGATTAAGGTGtgtatgtaatttttttttttgtacgcAAATGGATCATCCATGACACTAACTGGCCTGCTAGCCACATTCTTCTCTCAAGTTTATTGGGAAAAAATGGCAAATACTTTTAGGTGTCAAATCATTTTGTAAgtatgctttatttttaaaataactttacatTCTGCTATTCTGCTTTCCTACAGACGCTACAGAAGCACTACCATCCAGATGTGGCCAAAGCTGCTTTGTTGATTAACACGCCTCTGTCAGAACAAGAAGATGACCTCAGTGAGGTGCTGGAGATAACAGCATATGAGGTGATCTGTCAGTTACAAGCTGTTGTCTATtagagcagaaaaacaacctGAATTAAACTAATTATGCTAATTTTTTGATGACTAATGTCTTCAGTCATCTGAACAGCAAAAATAATGTCCCATGTTCTTATCCCCAGCTGATGGAGAAGGACCTGAACAAGACCCAGAGCAAGAGCATCCCACTGGAGTTTGAAACTGCCACACAGTTActaaaaggaggaggaggtgtgttAGGACAGCACTTCTGTCTGGATTAAACTAAGTACTAAACTTCATTCATATTATGGTATACATTTGTGGGACCAGTTGATCTGTTGACTGAGCAAAAAGTATGGATGGACTTCTCTTCAGTAGATATATAATCTACAGAGCAATACAATGCATTTTTTTGATAATACAGTAATGTGTGACTATtgtacattaataaaataaataaaacccattTGAAGCTCactgttttactgcattttgGTATATACACAAATTGGAATATTTACAAAGTGGTCAAAAACACAGGGTAAGAAATGGGCTGAAGTCTGATATTAGAAGACTTTTCCTGCTGACACAAGAGATAACCTTTAttggagatgtgtgtgtgtgtgtgatggcttACAATGTGAATTTGCATCTAGATGATGTATAAATACATCTTTGATTTTGTAAATGCTCCATGTTTATAAAACCTTACACAGTTGCAGATCATTGTTCACATAATACTAAACAGAAATAAGTTCACCTTTACATGTGCAACCAAatcaacaacaaattaaaaacatgcattcTTCTTTATAAAGGCATTACC
The Anabas testudineus chromosome 22, fAnaTes1.2, whole genome shotgun sequence DNA segment above includes these coding regions:
- the pus1 gene encoding tRNA pseudouridine synthase A — protein: MSDGSKDEQTAKLLKRPNEENEDSAEKLQTTKRIKVDGELTEDEKKYPKKKVVLLMAYCGKGYYGMQRNPGNSQFRTIEDDLVSALFKSGCIPENHRDDMKKMSFQRCARTDKGVSAAGQVVSLKLRLIEDTVEKINEHLPPQIRVLGLKRVTQGFNSKNKCDARTYSYMLPTVAFSPKDSDTGNIAAFRLESETLQRANRLFALYKGTHNFHNFTSQKAPNDPSARRYITEMSCGEPFIRSNTEFAVITVRGQSFMLHQIRKMIGLVIAVMKGYAKEGVIEQSWGQEKVDVPKAPGLGLVLERVHFDRYNKRFGGDGLHERLEWEREEEAIKAFKEAHICPTIVETECQEGSMVSWMSTLPIHDFKASASEAQENKDQKQDNADVGNDSD
- the noc4l gene encoding nucleolar complex protein 4 homolog gives rise to the protein MAPAKRRNVSSAKTAEQSAKTAKIDLTRKVESILKSRKHANDIFDILEFLQSDKEKDVVSAVNACSTLFCTLLERKELFVGKLPAEEEALSGGYSAEEKYRIFMRHRYHSCVEMLLEHLSSEVHGIKESALCGLMKFAAGEGQHPLEDLDWSEHYSFPRELIQALVDRLLSKTTDNSLLISRFQESLELEDVRYYVMSSIRENVGKVMDKNKGAVLPIYQNNVFALMSNISMPSQESELSNFMVKQEAKHEDWKAAKLNEHKRVFEKMWLGFLKYKLPSTMYKKVLVILHDSILPHMSKPTLMIDFLTAAYEVGGAISLLALNGLFVLIHQHNLDYPDFYKKLYNLLDPSVFHVKYRARFFHLANLFLSSSHLPVYLVAAFAKRLARLALTAPPTALLIVLPFIYNLIRRHPSCRVLIHKPSTEDEPLEDPYVMDEEDPVQCCALDSSLWEIKTLQKHYHPDVAKAALLINTPLSEQEDDLSEVLEITAYELMEKDLNKTQSKSIPLEFETATQLLKGGGGVLGQHFCLD